The Coffea eugenioides isolate CCC68of unplaced genomic scaffold, Ceug_1.0 ScVebR1_373;HRSCAF=1040, whole genome shotgun sequence genomic interval cgttgactatttctctaatcaagaaacaaccctaggtacgaccatagaagttcaatttcctaattgcatgaataattagaagagcctaattctaaccaatcaacacgctacgagggtctctttaagttagcctgtctatctccctgacacaaacccaatcatgccaattgccaccagtttagaataattaaacaattacggattgaaCTACCCTAATcggcttcaggttattgaattaatctagaatccgagccctggataatcgaataataaaacaaccatatgaacataaagcagaagatagacgaataccagtgaataatgaaaataaataaaaactaattcgatctcacaaatttagtagaaccaagtcCTCCATTATTTCTCGACTAGACGAAGGGATTTAATTCATCCCTCGTCTAATCCTgccgaaaagaaaagaaaagtcgCAACTCCAGAtgaaaggaaaagtcaaaagctcCTCCATCAAAGCAGTGCTCCTGACTTGCGCAGGAGCAACTACTAAAAGACGGAAGACGGCCCAGTCAAAGTGTAAAGCCAAAATCCCTAAAGTAGTGCTAATTCCCTCTTTTTACATACGAGAATTGAAAATTAAGCCAAAAGCCCACAAGAGAAAAGTCAACAAAAGCAATCCAAAAGTGACCCTTCTCTGCGGCGGCCCACCAGCAAGAAGAAAACCCTCCAGCCGTCCTAGCCTTTGCGGTAATTACCAAATTGGGTTCCAGTGTtccttttccaaaattgcccctggATAAGCTCTATTACTTGGACTTCTTTTTGCCAAATTAGCACCggttatcatattttcgttctactccctaaaataaatacaaaatactaaatgagtagaatctaataattaatccacatcaggtcaggtaataagaaaaattaataataaaataaatgataaaattgcaacatATCAAAGAGTGGCACAGAAAGTTGGACAGAAGATCCATTACGTTTCAATGAGTATTACTCCTAATTTAAATTCTTTGTGTGATATTAGTGGGATAAATCCCAAATAAACAAGTGAATCAGTCTGCTAAAGGGTTTGGTTTCCAAATTACAATACTAGTAAGTGGAAAGTAAATTAAGTTGTAAAAAACAAAATGGGGATTACGTTAGTCCATTCCATGACTAGAGTTCAAACAGATCCACAACAGATGTTGTACACGTTTCAAAACGCCCTCATTTGGAAGAAGACTCAACATCTACTGTTTCTCAATCTGGAGAAAGTTTTACCTCAGACACTTAGGTAGCCATACATTCTCAATTTTAAGAAACTTCAACTCAGAGAATTAATAAATGTGCAAGTGGGAGTGGATTCCCAAGCATAGGTTCAGCTACTTAATTCTCCTACACAATTAAACTGGCCTATATGTCTTATTTTAGTGCATGTCAAGCATTTAACAGGTCTCTTGGCAGCCTTTATTATCCATATACTTCGAGAAGCTAATAGTGCAGTTGATGCATTGGCATCTATTGGAGGTAGTCAGCAACAAATTTTTAATTTCCTAATAGATCTTATGTTTTAATAAAATAAGGGCTGATATCCCTCCCCCGTATATCCCCGTATATGGGAGGCTTgtcccgaaaaaaaaaaaaaaaaaaagcctcgAGAATTAATAGGATGATCGGAGGCAGATTCTCTTTTAATACATGGATAAATCAGGTTTCACTTGACTTGAGGTTATAATTCGCTGGCAAGAATGGCTTGGCAAGTCAGTCTGGACTATTGAATGTCGACAAGTTGGACGTAGACATTTCACGAAAAAATATGTAAATCCTGCTGCCACCTTCCTAGCAATTGAAGAAATGCATTCTCTTAAACCAATTAAGTTCAGTTATTCTGCTTAGTGAAAATTCCTCAAATGATTGCTTGTGTCATCCTTTTACTTTGCTTTAATGGCTACGTTTCTGACTTGACTCACTGACTTTTGCATCTAAATGCACCAATATGATAGTCGACAAAATCCCCCATGCTCCTACAGCCCTCTGCATTTGCAACATTTCAGACTTTATTCAGAAGttaagaaataaataatttggTACGAGTAATTGATGTTAATCTGTATGTTATTTGTGTTTCTTTACCTCATTGTCCAATCACTGGGGCGACACGATTTCCAGTGGAGAAGCCAGGATGCATTGATACCTATGGAGGAGTGACAATTCCCTACCCAGTTGGAATTGGTCTAGATTGTGCTCTCAATGAAGCATTCATCATAAGTTGTACTGATGTCTCTGGCGATTCCATCAACAGTTCAAAGCCGTATCTGGGGTGCTTTAACCTGGAAAAGGTCCCCAAGAAATTGTTGAGGTGCTGGAAGTGTCCCTGAGTGATCAAACAGTAACCATAAACTTACCCTTGCTCCAAGTTTGCTGGAGTGATTCATTTGATCCGGCCATTGCAGAAGGTTCCCTTGCTGAAGCTCCCTTCTCTGTTTCGAGAGAATGCAACAAGTGATGTTCCTGGCTGTGGAAATGCTCTCTTCAGACCGCGACTTGGCAGTCCAGAGATCTTGTCTGGTTGGTTGCACCTCAATGTGTGGCACCAACACACACATCAATTCCTTATCATAATCGGTTGCTGTCGCATCAATTCCTGTCAAGCAAGCATTCCCTACTATCTCAGCCAACACAGTTTTCAATTGCACGTAACGCTTTGCAGAGCTTTGCATCCAATACCTCTGCCTATGCCTTCTTGGAGGACCAGAACTGAAGTTGGAGAACCATGTACCCGGATCTCAACCCGACCAGCCAACCCGTTTCTGACCCAATTACCACCCttatttccaatcatttttTACCTCGCATACATCATATCATATCGTAAAAAAgtattacaataattattttaaatatatttcaaaaagtgttacagtaattatttcaaataatatttcaaacaatCTTGTATCCAAATAAGTGTTTAATGCATGTAGTATTCTTATCCGTATACATCTATCTTAGTGGATGTACGCATTTTGTTATTGAAATACATACAAATATTGTCATAGGTTTCTGTCAACAAAGAAAATATTACCGCAAGTATATCGATTTGTCAGAGCTGAATCCTGTTCCATTTTTAATACCATTTACACAGAGTCTTGCCAACTATGATTATAAGCTTTCAAGGAAGAACCCAACAGAAACGGATGAGGGGTCTCGCAAATTGAAACCTGTAATTTTATTACATCTGATGTACAATTTACACTAATGGATTTCAACTTGGTAGATTTCAACTGGTGATGCCGATGATCTGACAAAAACACCATAAAAATAACCTTGAATATAATTGGTAATTAGTGTAGGAAAAGAGATGGTTAAAAGAGTTAAGATCAGAAGAAGACTAAGAGGCCGGCCAAACAAGTTTTGACCACGGAAGTGGATTGTTCCATACTGGTTCCTTAAGTCGTCGATTACATCCAGCAATTGCGGTGGAGCATCCAGGAATACATCCAACAATTGCAGCGAAACATCGAGGAAGTTTCTAGTCAAAAAAATAGCCCACATCCGATCTCAACTGATGTAGGCTTCTCCAAGGTAATTTGACTATTTCCCCTACGATATTTGATTAATTATAACATTTTGGTTCACCTATTTAGGCAGATGCTCTTTGATCAGTTCAATAATATCCCTATGCTAGTGAAAGATAAAACTTTGCTCTACTTCCCAATAATGAGTCCTCTCAAGTTATTCTTTCTGCTACTTCTCATCCTTGCGGTAGTCATAGTTACGTTATGTCTTTTGGGCATAAGGACTCCAAAGCTTCCTGCGGCTGCTGGGGTGACAATTGCAGTGTTTACTGGTTTTATCCTGCTACAGAAGAGACGcaataaaaagaagaagcagGGCCATTTTGAACGAAATGGAGGTCTTCTATTGGAGAAACAATTATCTGCTGCAGATGGTGCTATTGAAAAAACAAGAATTTTCATTTCTAGGGAATTGGAGGCGGCCACTGATGGATTCAACGAAAGTCGAATACTTGGTCAAGGTGGCCAAGGTACAGTATATAAAGGGATCCTAGCCGATGGAAGAATTGTGGCAATCAAGAAGTCGAAGGTTGACGAAAGCCTGTTGGAGCAGTTCATCAACGAGCTCGTCATTGTTTCGCAAGTTAATCACAGGAATGTGGTAAAACTTCTGGGTTGTTGCTTGGAGACAGAAGTTCCTCTGCTTGTCTATGAATTTATCCCTAATGGAACCCTATTTAACCTCATTCAAAACGACAATGAGGCTGAATCCTTTCCTTTTACTTGGAGCTTGAGATTAAAAGTAGCCACAGAGGTAGCAGGAGCATTGGCATACCTACACTCGGGGCTTACAATTCCAGTCTTTCACAGGGATATCAAGTCCACCAACATATTGTTGGATGAAAAATACATAGCTAAAGTATCAGACTTTGGAGCTTCATTGTCCATTGCAATTGACAAAACCCACATGACTACTCGAGTCCAAGGGACTTTCGGCTACATCGATCCAGAATATTTCCTGTCGAGCCAAATTTCTGACAAAAGTGACGTTTACAGCTTTGGGGTGGTTCTTCTTGAGCTCCTGACAAGACAAAAGCCCATACCTTCCAGA includes:
- the LOC113758135 gene encoding wall-associated receptor kinase-like 1 produces the protein MLFDQFNNIPMLVKDKTLLYFPIMSPLKLFFLLLLILAVVIVTLCLLGIRTPKLPAAAGVTIAVFTGFILLQKRRNKKKKQGHFERNGGLLLEKQLSAADGAIEKTRIFISRELEAATDGFNESRILGQGGQGTVYKGILADGRIVAIKKSKVDESLLEQFINELVIVSQVNHRNVVKLLGCCLETEVPLLVYEFIPNGTLFNLIQNDNEAESFPFTWSLRLKVATEVAGALAYLHSGLTIPVFHRDIKSTNILLDEKYIAKVSDFGASLSIAIDKTHMTTRVQGTFGYIDPEYFLSSQISDKSDVYSFGVVLLELLTRQKPIPSREEGEDVYLGLAQRFLTSMEENSLPTILDPQIMDQTNEGEVIAVAKLAQRCIDWDGRRRPTMKEVSIELENIKMCRWGLTIQENYQSPSCTNEEAVVMSDFYDAWTIGSENVKSTSDAYAVLNNTI